From Chloroflexota bacterium, the proteins below share one genomic window:
- a CDS encoding ABC transporter permease produces the protein MNPGLTRYVARRLIQAVFLMLLITVLNFVIMRLAPGGPAQFAEDPRISNDVREAMLESYGLNDPLPVQYVKWLRNVVLLDFGYSFIDRRPVLEKILERIPASFQLSIGAFLLGLLGIPLGIFAALHRGRWPDQLVRIFTVMGNAVPHWWLGLMLLVLSATYLRIFPLGGMYTEGNDTLLNRLWHLILPWTIGALGGWIGYSRYVRSEMLDVLSQDYVRTAHAKGLDSQTVLYVHALRNALVPLATMFGPTLVGLLSSGVLFEVTFSWPGLGRMAVDAAFQRDYPVLMGLATIFPFLGILANLLSDVTYGWVDPRVRYE, from the coding sequence GTGAACCCTGGGCTCACGCGCTACGTCGCTCGACGGCTCATCCAGGCCGTCTTCCTGATGCTGCTCATCACGGTGCTCAACTTCGTCATCATGCGGCTGGCCCCGGGCGGCCCGGCCCAGTTCGCCGAAGACCCCCGCATCAGCAACGACGTCCGCGAGGCCATGCTCGAGTCGTACGGTCTCAACGATCCGCTGCCGGTCCAGTACGTCAAGTGGCTCCGCAACGTCGTGCTGCTCGACTTCGGCTACTCGTTCATCGACCGGCGGCCCGTGCTGGAGAAGATCCTCGAACGTATACCCGCCAGCTTCCAGTTGTCGATTGGGGCGTTCCTCCTCGGGCTGCTCGGCATCCCGCTCGGCATCTTCGCAGCGCTTCACCGGGGCCGCTGGCCCGATCAGCTGGTCCGCATCTTCACCGTGATGGGCAACGCTGTGCCGCACTGGTGGCTCGGGCTGATGCTGCTCGTACTGAGCGCCACCTACTTACGGATCTTCCCGCTCGGCGGCATGTACACCGAGGGCAACGACACGCTCCTGAATCGCCTCTGGCACCTGATCCTGCCCTGGACCATCGGCGCGCTCGGCGGCTGGATCGGCTATTCGCGTTACGTGCGGTCCGAGATGCTGGACGTGCTCAGCCAGGACTACGTCCGCACCGCCCACGCCAAAGGGCTCGACAGCCAGACTGTCCTCTACGTGCACGCCCTTCGGAACGCCCTGGTCCCCCTGGCGACGATGTTCGGCCCGACACTCGTCGGTCTGCTCTCCAGCGGCGTCCTTTTCGAGGTCACCTTCAGCTGGCCGGGCCTCGGGCGGATGGCGGTGGACGCCGCGTTCCAGCGCGACTACCCGGTCCTGATGGGCCTCGCCACCATCTTCCCGTTCCTGGGCATCCTCGCCAACCTGCTCTCTGACGTGACCTACGGCTGGGTCGATCCGCGCGTGCGCTATGAGTGA